The segment AAAGTTCTGATCGCCTGTCATTTCGCTCCGGCTCTAGAGGCATGTGACCGCGGCTGGCCCTCAGTGCGACGTAGGATGACACATATGACTGCCCTACACCGCGCCTACCAAGCCTATCCACGAGGCTTTTGGGTACTGTGGTGGGGGACGCTCATTAACCGGTTGGGCGAGTTTGTGGTGCCGCTGTTGGGTTTTTATCTGACGGCGAGTGCCAAGCTGAGTGTGGGTGAGGTCAGTGTCATTCTGAGCATGCTGGGCCTGGGACGGTTCGTGGCCGAGGGACTGAGCGGCTCCCTCACGGACCGTCGGGGCGCCCGTTTCACCATGATCGTGGCGCTCGTTGGCGGAGCCGCTATGACACTCGCCTTGTCGTTTGCGACTTCCTTCATTCAGCTGGTGCTGGGCGTGCTGGGGTTCTCTTTGCTCTCCGCCCTGTATAAGCCTGCGGCGAGTACGGCGGTGGCGGACTTGACCCAGGGCACGCAGCGGACACAGGCCTATACCCTGCTGTACTGGGCCATTAATGTGGGGGCGGCCACGGCGCCAGTGCTGGGTGGCTGGTTGGCTGGCGTGTCGTTCCGCCTCTTGTTCTGGTTGGACGCCGCGACCATGGCCGCTTATGCACTGCTTCTGGCGCTCTTTTACCCAAAGACTGCTCGCCCAACCCGCGCCCAAGCCCAACGCCGTACTCTATTCCCTCATGACCCGCTGCTGTGGTGGTTCTGTCTGGCTTCACTGTTGTTCGGACTGACGTACCAGAGTTACAAATTGCTGGCGGTCGTGTTCGCTCAGCAGGGTTTTACCCCCTTGCAATATGGCCAGGTGTTGGCCGTGAATGGTGCACTGGTCGTGGTGCTGGGCCTCCCGCTGGGCCACCTGATCTCGCGCAGCAACCACCCTCGGTGGCAGAGCGTCGGCGCCGCGCTTCTGGGCATAGGTTTTCTGGGCCACGCTTGGGCGCAGACCCTGATCGATCACATGCTCGCGGTCGTGGTCTGGACGGTCGGTGAGATCGTGGCCTACAGCATCAGCAAGACGGTGATCAGCGAGCTGGGACCGATGACTCTGCGTGGGACTTACATCGGTCTGGTGGGGAGCATGAGTGGGTTGGCCAGCCTGATGGCACCGCTCATAGGCGGCGCTCTCCTGACCTCGGTTGGGTCGACCCCCATGTGGCTGGCTGTCTCGGCCCTAGCTTTTGCTGCTGCGGTTCTTCTCTTGATCCTCGAAGAGCCTATTGTTAACCGCAGGACGGCTCGTTCCGAGTGAGGCATGAGCACAACGTAGAGCACGAATCAGTAAACCCCGCCCCTTTACCTTCAGGAAGATGACCGCCCTCAGGTGAGCGACTGTGACCGTCCTAACGCCTGGGGGCACTTCTATGCTCTGGTTGAGAGGGTCATCTGAGCTGAATGACAGAGCAGGGTGTGCCCCTTCCTGCTCAGGGCAGCGACTCAAGCGGGGGGCTGCTTTCGCTCCAGAGGGCCTGCCTTATCGCGCTGATGGTGTTCCTGACATCCTGACGACGCGGACGAGCACCCTCCCCCAATGGCCAGAGGATGTCGAAGCGGCCTGCGTCATCCAAGAAGGTGATCCGTATGCGATTGAAGGCAGTCCGACGGGTCACCAAGTCGGGCTCTCCCCTGACGCTGCCCGTGCTGCTGACGCCGCGACAAGAGCCGCAGAGCTCTATTGATACAGGTGTAAATCTGAGTCGTGGTATCAAGTCAGGTCTTGTGCTGGACGTATCCCAGCGTGCCGCCTTGAAATTAAGGCAACTTCAATTTCTACCGATATCAATAGTGGTACTCCGTTGACTAGACCTCTTGCGAAAGTCAGGCGGGACGTGCGCGGGTGAGGTTACAGAGCGCAGCGATCAGCTGAACCCGGAGTGCAAACCGACGTCGCCGATGTCGGTACACGCCCTTCAACACGCGGAAGATTTTCATGCGACGGATGACATGCTCGATCCCCTGCCGGGTCTGCGCCAGCACACGATTATCCTGGCGCTGTTCGGCTGACAGAGGCGACGCTCGCGTCGCCTTATGGGTGGTGATGGCATGCCCGTGGCTCCGCCAGAGTCCCTGGTATCCAGCGTCCCCGATCAGCGCCGTCTCGTTGGGCAGCCGCACGCCAGACTGACGGAACAGCTTCAGATCATGAACGGCCCCAGCACTCGTGGCGGTGCCCAACACGGCGCTGTGTCACCGTGCACATCAGCACCTGAAACTTCAGGGTATGGCGCTTCTTCTTCCCGCTGTACCAACCGCCCTGCTTTTTTTGGGCCGTTCACACGGGACCTCAGAAGCATCAACCGCGACAATGCTATAGACGAGCTGCGCTTCCTGAATTACGCGTTTCTTGGGCATCTGGAAGTGCGCACTGGCGATCAATGCCGCTTCCACGCGTTGCACCGTGCGGTGCACGCCATCGTCATGCACACCCCAATCGTCACCCAGGTGTGCAAAGGTTCGATACTCACGCCAGAATTCTAGGGTCATCAGCAGCTGTTCAGCCACGCTCAGCGCGGCTGGGCGGCCAGATTTCTTCTTCCGTCCATCGCGGAGGGTCAGCACCTCTTCCATCTCGGCAAAGGTTTCCGGGGAAACCCCGGTGCGTCGACGAAACTGCTTGCGGTTCATCTTCAGCGTGCGTGTCAGACGGTCTCGCTCCACGCTACCAGCTTAGCCCACGACTTTCGCAAGAGGTCTACTGAGCCTAGTGAACGAGTTAGAGGCCGTGTTCGTCGCTGAGATCAATCCATCCAAGCGGCGAAAAACAACGTGTTGCTAGGAATATCAAAGCAAGTCAACGGACTCCCATCTCAAGAGTCAACGGAGTACCAATACTTCTCTGGCGTGAACCCGCAGCTTTCCTAGGTCAACAGTGTCAACAGTTGCAGCAGAGCTGACCTCAGCTTCCAGTCCGCCTGAGCCTTGACTTGCCGTGGGTCAAGTTCAAGCAACATCACCCAACCCAATGTCTCCAGACACGCAGAGACCGGTCTTTAGGGCCAAACACGAACCATGTTGTGCAGGCCGAACAGGACACGGCCGTCGGGCTGCACCAGAATTGCCTGTCCACTGCTGGTTCGGGCAGGCGTGGGATCAAAGCTGGTGTCCTGCACCCCGCTGGGCTGCAGACGGTGGGCACAGGCTTGATACACGTTGTTGAGTGTGCCACTTGAATAGGGGCCAGCGACCAGGATCTTGCCGTCCTGCTGGAGAGCGACCGCCGCGATGCCAGCGCAGGGCGCTGGCCCGTTATTGATGAACAGTGCCACTCCCCCAGACGCGAAGGCGGGATCGCGCGTGCCGCCAGGCGTGTAGCGAACGAGCGCGCCGCCGTCGAAGCGTTCCTGCTCCACACTACTTTCCACACGGGCCAGACCGCCGACCAGAATCTTTCCGTCCGCTTGGATGGCCACGGCATTCGGCTGATTCAGGTAGTTCTCGCTCGACCGAATAAACGCGTCTGTGAGCAGGCCGTCGCCACTGAAGGTCACGTCCGGCGTGCCGTCCGAGTTATAGCGCGCTAGAGCAAGCTCTCTTTGACTGAAATTGTAGTAGCGGCCGCTGACCTGCTCAAAGGCGCTGGCCCCGACCACGAGGATTTTGCCGTCCGTCTGTACCACGCTGTCCGAGGGTGTTGCGCCGTAAGAGAGGCGTCCACTGGTGTCGGGGAAGACAGAGGTGACGCGTCCATTCACGCCAAACCCAGTGTCCAGGGTGCCGTTGGGATTCAAGCGCTGAACGAGCCACTTCCCCCCGAGCTCCGACCCGGCGATAATCAACTTTCCGTCGGTTTGGAGGGCCATCGTGCGCACGAAGTAGGGCGTCACGAAGGTGCCATTCTGTGCATAGCCTGTATCGAGGGAGCCATCGGCCTGGTAGCGCCGGATCCCAGCGGAACCGACGGGCCTCACAGTGACGAGCACCTTACCGTCAGACTGTGCCAGCACTTTTTGGTCACCGGAGTTCTCATGGCGCGGCTCCAACAAGACGCGCCCACCCTGCCCAAAGGTGGTGTCGACGCTGCCGTCGGAGGTGTACCGTGTGATCTCGTCAGTCCCATAACTGAGGGTGCCATCCGGGTTTTGCCGGGTCGTCAGGTCACTCCCACGTACCAGGATCTTACCCTCCGGTGCCAGGGCGCCGTCGAATCCGATGGGGCGGTCTGGCAGGCGCTGAAAGCTCACGTCGAGGCTGCCATTGGTGGGGGTGGGGTTGGGGTGTGGTGGCCACGCAAAAGATCATGGGTTTGGCCCAGTTGGCGTGGTCAAAGTCGATGCCGTCGCCTGCATCGGTGACCACCAGGCGCAATTCCTGTTTTCCCGTAATATTGAGGTCAACGGTTTTGGTCACGCTCGCCCCGATCATGGTGCCGCTGTCGTAGGCTTTCTGGCCATCCAGATACACTTCAAACACCACAGTACCCAGGCTGCCAACTTCATCATCAATGCCGATCTGGCTGGTGAAGCGAGTACAGGTCGCGTCTGTGCCTTTGAGGCTGAAGCGCAGTTCACTGCCCGCGTGGGTGCCGTATCCACGGGTGTAGGTGACCTCGTTGAGGGTGAGCGTCTCGCCGTCTCCGGCCTGTTGCTCGCCGTTGGAGCGGTCGATCTCGATGGGGCCCCAACTATTGTGGGCAGCAAGGATCGGCTCGTAGTACAGGTTGTTTTCTCCTGCGGTCAGGCTCAGTGGCGTGAGCTGGTGTGGAGAGGCGGTGTATGACCAGGGGTAACTCACTCCACCTGCATACGGATTGGCGGTACCAGATGAGGGAGACTGACCGCAGGCGGTCAGCCAGAGGATGAGGGCGCTTCCGACCAGCAGGGAACGGGTGAGTCGTGGGTGCATTCCGAAGAGCCTCTAGCCACGGTGAGATGTGTAGGTTGTGAGGGGTGGCTGCTCAAAGCGTACCCCCACTGGCTTTAGTTTTCTTCAACTCTAGTTCATGAAAGCTTAGGCGCAGAAGAGGGCACAAAAGACACCGAGAGCGTAAGTGGTTTGTAGGGTAGGTCAAGCCGAATCTGTCCCTCCGGCGAAATGCCCCGGCTTGGACGGGCAGGCCGGAGCAGCTTTTAATTGGAGCAGGGATCTTGATCTCTGTTCGTACCCTCTAAAACATACACTCCACCGGAAGAGCTTCCCGTACACTCAAACCATGACCCATCCTTCCAGCCTTCGGAACATGCTGGCCCTGGTGTCATGATCCGACCTCTGCGGGTATTGCTGGTCGATGACAATCCTCTGGATCGTCAATTGGCGCAGGCCGCCTTCGAGCTTTTAGACGCCCCCTGTCACCTGGAGACGGTGGAGAGCGGCACCGCGGCTTTGAAACTTCTCCTGCATTCTGAAGCC is part of the Deinococcus sp. QL22 genome and harbors:
- a CDS encoding transposase family protein, whose amino-acid sequence is MNRKQFRRRTGVSPETFAEMEEVLTLRDGRKKKSGRPAALSVAEQLLMTLEFWREYRTFAHLGDDWGVHDDGVHRTVQRVEAALIASAHFQMPKKRVIQEAQLVYSIVAVDASEVPCERPKKSRAVGTAGRRSAIP
- a CDS encoding NPCBM/NEW2 domain-containing protein, translated to MHPRLTRSLLVGSALILWLTACGQSPSSGTANPYAGGVSYPWSYTASPHQLTPLSLTAGENNLYYEPILAAHNSWGPIEIDRSNGEQQAGDGETLTLNEVTYTRGYGTHAGSELRFSLKGTDATCTRFTSQIGIDDEVGSLGTVVFEVYLDGQKAYDSGTMIGASVTKTVDLNITGKQELRLVVTDAGDGIDFDHANWAKPMIFCVATTPQPHPHQWQPRRELSAPARPPHRIRRRPGTGG
- a CDS encoding transposase family protein, encoding MLGTATSAGAVHDLKLFRQSGVRLPNETALIGDAGYQGLWRSHGHAITTHKATRASPLSAEQRQDNRVLAQTRQGIEHVIRRMKIFRVLKGVYRHRRRRFALRVQLIAALCNLTRARPA
- a CDS encoding MFS transporter, whose protein sequence is MTALHRAYQAYPRGFWVLWWGTLINRLGEFVVPLLGFYLTASAKLSVGEVSVILSMLGLGRFVAEGLSGSLTDRRGARFTMIVALVGGAAMTLALSFATSFIQLVLGVLGFSLLSALYKPAASTAVADLTQGTQRTQAYTLLYWAINVGAATAPVLGGWLAGVSFRLLFWLDAATMAAYALLLALFYPKTARPTRAQAQRRTLFPHDPLLWWFCLASLLFGLTYQSYKLLAVVFAQQGFTPLQYGQVLAVNGALVVVLGLPLGHLISRSNHPRWQSVGAALLGIGFLGHAWAQTLIDHMLAVVVWTVGEIVAYSISKTVISELGPMTLRGTYIGLVGSMSGLASLMAPLIGGALLTSVGSTPMWLAVSALAFAAAVLLLILEEPIVNRRTARSE